The following coding sequences lie in one Mycobacterium sp. Z3061 genomic window:
- a CDS encoding SOS response-associated peptidase: protein MCGRFAVTTDPALLAEKIKAIDEATGSDERASEPNYNVAPTTTIATVVTRHDEPDDQPTRRVRLMRWGLLPPWVKADADGKPETKGPLLINARADKVATSPAFRGSAKGKRCLVPMDGYYEWRANPDGGTAKKAGKTPFFMHRRDGEPLFAAGLWSVWKSDKEAKPLLSCTIITTDAVGELAEVHDRMPLMLGEGDWDAWLNPDAPLDPELLARPPDVRDIEMREVSKLVNNIRNNGPELLEPAEPEPGQMTLL, encoded by the coding sequence ATGTGCGGACGGTTCGCAGTCACCACGGATCCGGCCCTGCTGGCCGAGAAGATCAAGGCAATCGACGAGGCCACGGGCTCCGATGAACGGGCCTCCGAGCCCAACTACAACGTGGCCCCCACCACGACAATCGCCACCGTGGTGACCCGCCACGACGAGCCCGACGACCAACCCACCCGCCGGGTGCGACTGATGCGGTGGGGTCTGTTGCCGCCGTGGGTCAAGGCCGACGCTGACGGTAAGCCGGAAACCAAGGGTCCGCTGCTGATCAACGCGCGCGCCGACAAGGTCGCCACCTCGCCGGCCTTCCGGGGCTCCGCCAAGGGCAAGCGCTGCCTGGTTCCGATGGACGGCTACTACGAATGGCGCGCCAATCCCGACGGTGGGACCGCGAAAAAGGCAGGTAAGACACCGTTTTTCATGCACCGGCGGGACGGTGAACCGCTGTTCGCGGCCGGTTTGTGGTCGGTCTGGAAATCCGACAAAGAGGCGAAGCCGTTGCTCAGTTGCACAATCATCACCACCGACGCGGTGGGCGAGCTGGCCGAGGTCCACGACCGCATGCCGCTGATGTTGGGTGAGGGCGACTGGGATGCCTGGTTGAACCCGGACGCGCCGCTGGATCCCGAACTGCTGGCGCGGCCGCCGGACGTGCGCGACATCGAGATGCGCGAGGTGTCCAAACTGGTCAACAACATCCGCAACAACGGGCCGGAGTTGCTGGAGCCGGCCGAGCCGGAGCCCGGGCAGATGACGCTGCTCTAG
- a CDS encoding long-chain fatty acid--CoA ligase: MTALSTNLVVSKDLYPDRVALRCDDLQFTFAEFDAAASRVATLLERAGIQPGDRVGLMLPNTPAYAIAFFGIMYRGAVAVPMNPLLKSREVSYYLSNSGATALFATPAFAAEATAGADEVGARCWLVDDAVLAELIADLPAQTGPVQRAADDVAVIVHTSGTTGKPKGAMLTHGNIGHNADVTVRTLVKIGPDDVVMGCLPLFHVFGLTGALNSAVRAGATLTLIPRFDPRKALEVIERDGVTVFEGVPTMYSALLGAAEAAAGTRTLRTCVSGGAALPVQVLVDFETTFGCTVLEGYGLSESSSAAAFNHPDRPRKPGSIGTPIDGVEMRVVDLTGAEVAQGETGEIQIRGHNVMKGYWNLPEATRATITEDGWLHTGDVGRVDEDGFYYIVDRIKDLIIRGGYNVYPREIEEVLYEHPAVAEAAVVGIPHDSLGEEVGAAVALKKDRAVTAEELRDHVKSRVAAYKYPRLVWLVDELPKGPTGKVQKRDITIPTTESTR; the protein is encoded by the coding sequence ATGACCGCGCTGAGCACCAATCTCGTTGTGTCGAAAGACCTTTACCCCGACCGCGTGGCCCTGCGCTGCGACGACCTGCAGTTCACCTTCGCCGAGTTCGACGCCGCGGCGTCGCGGGTCGCGACACTGCTCGAGCGGGCCGGCATCCAGCCCGGCGACCGGGTCGGCCTGATGCTGCCCAACACCCCCGCCTACGCCATCGCATTCTTCGGGATCATGTACCGGGGCGCCGTCGCCGTGCCGATGAACCCGCTGCTCAAGTCCCGCGAGGTCTCCTACTACCTGTCCAACAGCGGTGCCACCGCGTTGTTCGCCACGCCCGCCTTCGCGGCGGAGGCCACCGCCGGGGCCGACGAGGTCGGAGCCCGGTGCTGGCTCGTCGACGACGCCGTACTGGCCGAGCTGATCGCCGACCTGCCCGCTCAAACCGGTCCGGTGCAGCGGGCCGCCGACGATGTAGCAGTCATCGTGCACACCTCCGGCACCACTGGAAAACCCAAGGGCGCCATGCTTACTCACGGCAACATCGGTCACAACGCAGACGTCACCGTGCGCACCCTGGTGAAGATCGGGCCCGACGATGTGGTGATGGGTTGCCTGCCGCTGTTTCACGTCTTCGGGTTGACGGGAGCGCTCAACAGCGCGGTGCGCGCGGGTGCGACGTTGACGCTGATACCCCGGTTCGACCCACGCAAGGCCCTCGAGGTGATCGAGCGCGACGGCGTGACGGTCTTCGAAGGCGTGCCGACCATGTACTCCGCGCTGCTCGGTGCCGCGGAGGCGGCGGCGGGGACGCGGACTCTGCGGACCTGCGTGTCCGGCGGCGCCGCGCTGCCCGTGCAGGTTCTCGTCGATTTCGAAACAACGTTCGGCTGCACCGTTCTCGAGGGCTACGGGCTCTCCGAAAGCTCCTCGGCGGCCGCCTTCAATCATCCTGACCGACCGCGCAAGCCCGGTTCCATCGGCACGCCCATCGACGGGGTGGAAATGCGGGTCGTCGACCTGACCGGGGCCGAGGTTGCGCAAGGGGAGACCGGCGAGATCCAGATCCGCGGCCACAACGTGATGAAGGGCTACTGGAACCTGCCCGAAGCCACCCGGGCCACCATCACCGAGGACGGCTGGCTGCACACCGGCGACGTCGGACGCGTCGACGAAGACGGCTTCTACTACATCGTCGACCGCATCAAGGACCTGATCATCCGCGGCGGTTACAACGTCTATCCCCGGGAGATCGAGGAAGTGCTCTACGAGCACCCGGCGGTGGCCGAAGCCGCCGTCGTCGGCATCCCGCACGACTCGCTCGGCGAGGAAGTCGGCGCCGCGGTCGCCCTGAAGAAGGACAGGGCGGTGACCGCCGAGGAACTGCGCGACCACGTCAAGAGCCGGGTCGCCGCCTATAAATACCCGCGCCTGGTCTGGCTCGTCGACGAGCTGCCCAAGGGCCCCACCGGCAAGGTCCAAAAGCGCGACATCACCATCCCTACCACCGAAAGCACGCGATAA
- the rsgA gene encoding ribosome small subunit-dependent GTPase A → MRPGDYDESDVKVRSGKGSRPRTKTRPQHADAESAMVVSVDRGRWGCVLGGDPERRVVAMRARELGRTPIVVGDDVDIVGDLSGRTDTLARIVRRGPRRTVLRRTADDTDPTERVVVANADQLLMVVALADPPPRSGLVDRALIAAYAGGLRPILCLTKTDLAPPEPFAEQFVDLDLTIVAAGVDDPLLAVADLLDDKITVLLGHSGVGKSTLVNRLVPEADRAVGQVTDIGRGRHTSTQSVALPLSNGGWVIDTPGIRSFGLAHIQPDDVMKAFSDLSEAIEDCPRGCGHMGPPADPECALDALSGTAPRRVAAARRLLATLRET, encoded by the coding sequence TTGAGGCCTGGCGACTACGACGAGTCCGACGTCAAGGTCCGGTCCGGCAAGGGATCGCGGCCCCGGACGAAGACTCGCCCCCAACACGCCGACGCCGAGTCCGCCATGGTGGTCAGTGTCGACCGCGGCCGCTGGGGGTGCGTGCTGGGCGGGGACCCCGAGCGCCGCGTGGTCGCCATGCGGGCCCGCGAGCTCGGCCGCACCCCGATCGTCGTCGGTGACGACGTCGACATCGTCGGTGACCTGTCCGGACGGACCGACACCCTGGCCCGCATCGTGCGGCGCGGCCCGAGGCGAACGGTGTTGCGGCGCACCGCCGATGACACCGACCCCACCGAACGGGTGGTGGTGGCCAACGCCGACCAGCTGTTGATGGTGGTGGCCCTGGCCGATCCGCCGCCCCGCAGTGGCCTGGTGGACCGCGCGCTGATCGCCGCGTACGCCGGCGGGCTGCGGCCGATCCTGTGCCTGACCAAGACCGACCTCGCGCCGCCCGAACCGTTCGCCGAGCAGTTCGTGGATCTGGACCTGACGATCGTTGCCGCGGGCGTCGACGATCCGCTGCTGGCGGTTGCCGACCTGCTCGACGACAAGATCACAGTGCTGCTCGGGCACTCCGGGGTGGGCAAGTCAACGCTGGTGAATCGCCTTGTGCCCGAGGCGGATCGAGCGGTCGGGCAGGTGACGGATATCGGCCGTGGCCGGCATACCTCCACGCAGTCGGTTGCGCTTCCGCTGTCCAATGGCGGTTGGGTGATCGACACCCCCGGCATCCGCTCGTTCGGGCTGGCCCACATTCAGCCCGACGACGTGATGAAGGCATTCTCCGATCTTTCCGAAGCCATCGAAGACTGTCCGCGCGGCTGCGGGCACATGGGGCCGCCGGCCGACCCCGAATGCGCGCTGGACGCGCTCAGCGGGACGGCGCCGCGTCGCGTCGCGGCGGCACGCCGGCTGCTGGCCACCCTCAGGGAGACTTGA
- a CDS encoding aminoacyl-tRNA deacylase — MAAAATPALAALTKAGVPHQVVKYDHDSRERSFGAEAVSALTESGSIAAEQIYKTLIIAVPGGLAVAILPASSKLSLKAAAGALGVGKAAMAEPAVAERTTGYVLGAVSPFGQRKRLPTVLDAGALAWETMYCSAGRRGWDVAVAPQDLIRLTGAVTAPIQA, encoded by the coding sequence GTGGCGGCCGCCGCGACACCGGCTTTGGCGGCACTGACGAAAGCCGGTGTGCCGCACCAGGTGGTGAAGTACGACCACGATTCCCGCGAACGCTCGTTCGGCGCCGAAGCGGTCAGTGCGCTGACTGAGTCGGGAAGCATTGCGGCAGAACAGATTTACAAGACGCTGATTATCGCGGTGCCCGGCGGCCTGGCGGTGGCCATCCTGCCGGCGTCGTCGAAGTTATCGCTGAAGGCAGCCGCCGGGGCGCTGGGCGTCGGGAAGGCCGCCATGGCCGAACCCGCTGTCGCCGAGCGGACCACCGGCTACGTGCTGGGTGCGGTGTCCCCGTTCGGGCAGCGCAAGCGGCTGCCGACCGTGCTGGATGCCGGGGCGCTGGCCTGGGAGACGATGTACTGCAGCGCGGGCCGCCGCGGTTGGGACGTGGCGGTGGCGCCGCAGGATCTGATCCGGTTGACCGGCGCCGTCACCGCCCCGATCCAGGCTTAG
- a CDS encoding helix-turn-helix domain-containing protein has translation MGVGTTVDPHVIELGRLMLARAPSLGEAMAEQLCREIDAYSDGTVVSKDEVRESCVANLTFIFDSLASDSDGGADVTPAERTGTARAISGVPLPAVMTAYRIGFRFMWEQTLAVARAAAIPTDSILNATSRVFFAQERFTQAMSDAYREQLTVQILEREEERSALVEALLSRRMTDRQSLWEAADLLRLPTSGPYVVVAAELPAIGKLGLPAIENRLSARDIRSAWRLLPELQVGIVHLREAAHTLNTLVEVLGQAAAARVGISPPFHELPETADALRYARLAVAGNSPELVTVFDDTPLALAAVSAPEVMTRIRSSVLGRLDGMPAEERAILVDTFRAWLAAGGSANDTAAQIYCHPNTVRHRLRRIEELTGRMLTRPKDVAELCLAFEVDQRLT, from the coding sequence ATGGGCGTCGGCACGACGGTGGACCCACACGTCATCGAACTCGGCAGGCTGATGTTGGCCCGCGCTCCGAGTCTGGGTGAAGCCATGGCCGAACAGTTGTGCCGCGAGATCGACGCCTACAGCGACGGGACCGTCGTATCGAAGGACGAGGTACGCGAAAGCTGCGTCGCCAACCTGACATTCATCTTCGACTCGCTCGCCAGTGATTCCGACGGCGGCGCGGACGTGACGCCCGCCGAGCGCACCGGCACCGCGCGGGCGATCAGCGGGGTGCCGCTGCCGGCGGTGATGACCGCGTACCGGATCGGCTTTCGCTTCATGTGGGAGCAGACCCTCGCCGTCGCACGCGCTGCAGCGATACCCACCGACTCCATTCTGAATGCGACCTCTCGGGTCTTCTTTGCCCAGGAGAGGTTCACCCAGGCGATGAGCGACGCCTACCGGGAACAACTGACGGTGCAGATCCTGGAGCGGGAGGAGGAACGCTCGGCGCTGGTGGAAGCGCTGCTGTCGCGCCGGATGACCGACCGGCAGAGCCTGTGGGAGGCTGCGGACCTGTTACGGCTGCCCACCTCGGGGCCGTACGTCGTGGTGGCGGCGGAACTGCCGGCGATCGGCAAGCTCGGTTTGCCGGCCATCGAGAACAGGCTGTCCGCCCGCGACATTCGGTCCGCCTGGCGACTGCTGCCCGAACTTCAGGTCGGCATCGTCCATCTTCGGGAAGCGGCGCACACCCTCAACACCCTGGTGGAGGTGCTGGGGCAGGCCGCCGCGGCCCGGGTCGGAATCAGTCCGCCTTTCCACGAACTGCCCGAGACCGCAGACGCGTTGCGCTATGCCCGGCTGGCGGTCGCCGGTAACTCCCCCGAACTGGTGACCGTCTTCGATGACACGCCGCTTGCCCTCGCGGCGGTCAGTGCACCCGAGGTCATGACGCGCATCCGATCCTCGGTACTGGGTCGGCTGGACGGCATGCCGGCCGAGGAACGGGCCATCCTGGTCGACACCTTCCGTGCCTGGCTGGCTGCCGGCGGCTCAGCCAATGACACTGCGGCACAGATCTATTGCCACCCGAACACGGTGCGGCACCGGCTGCGTCGCATCGAGGAGTTGACCGGCAGGATGCTCACCCGTCCCAAAGACGTCGCAGAACTCTGTCTCGCGTTCGAAGTAGATCAGCGGCTGACGTGA
- the aroA gene encoding 3-phosphoshikimate 1-carboxyvinyltransferase, whose amino-acid sequence MNAWQAPSTPTPVHATVTVPGSKSQTNRTLILAALAAAQGQGTSTITGALRSRDTDLMIGALQILGLRVEGPGPDLTVSGGIGPAPGARVDCGLAGTVLRFVPPLAALTATPVVFDGDEQARARPIAPLLDALRGLGVPVDGSGLPFRVQGSGAVAGGTVAIDASASSQFVSGLLLSGASFTEGLAVQHTGASLPSAPHIAMTVAMLRQAGVEVDDSVANRWQVLPGRVKARHWEVEPDLTNAVAFLAAAVVTGGTIRITGWPQTSVQPAEHILDLLKKTGAVVTQSDSALEVQGTAGYEGFDADLRDVGELTPTVAALAALARPGSVSRLTGIAHLRGHETDRLAALSTEINRLGGDCRETDDGLVITATPLRPGLWHAYADHRMAMAGAIVGLRVPGVEVDDIAATTKTLPEFPQLWREMVGD is encoded by the coding sequence GTGAACGCATGGCAGGCCCCGTCCACACCGACACCGGTGCACGCGACCGTGACCGTTCCGGGCTCGAAATCCCAGACCAACCGCACCCTGATACTGGCCGCGCTGGCGGCCGCGCAGGGCCAAGGCACCTCCACCATCACCGGCGCACTACGCAGCCGCGACACCGACCTGATGATCGGCGCGCTACAGATACTGGGCCTGCGCGTCGAGGGCCCCGGACCCGACCTGACGGTCAGCGGCGGCATCGGCCCCGCTCCTGGCGCCCGGGTGGACTGCGGCCTGGCCGGTACCGTCCTGCGTTTCGTGCCGCCGCTGGCCGCCTTGACCGCGACCCCGGTCGTCTTCGACGGCGACGAGCAGGCCCGCGCCCGGCCGATCGCCCCGCTGCTCGATGCGCTGCGCGGACTGGGTGTCCCGGTCGACGGTTCGGGGCTGCCGTTCCGGGTGCAGGGCAGCGGCGCGGTAGCCGGCGGCACCGTGGCCATCGACGCCTCCGCTTCTTCGCAATTCGTCTCGGGCCTGCTGCTGTCCGGCGCGTCGTTCACCGAGGGACTGGCCGTGCAGCACACCGGCGCGTCGCTGCCGTCGGCGCCGCACATCGCGATGACGGTGGCGATGCTGCGGCAGGCCGGCGTGGAAGTCGACGATTCGGTCGCCAACCGCTGGCAGGTGCTACCGGGGCGGGTCAAGGCGCGGCACTGGGAGGTCGAACCGGACCTGACCAACGCGGTCGCGTTCCTCGCGGCCGCGGTGGTGACCGGTGGCACCATCCGCATCACCGGCTGGCCGCAGACCAGCGTGCAGCCCGCAGAGCACATCCTGGACCTGCTGAAGAAGACGGGTGCGGTTGTGACACAGAGCGATTCGGCCCTGGAGGTACAGGGCACGGCAGGTTACGAAGGTTTTGACGCCGACCTGCGCGATGTCGGCGAGCTGACGCCGACGGTGGCCGCGCTGGCCGCGCTGGCCCGACCGGGATCGGTGTCGCGGCTGACCGGGATCGCACACCTGCGTGGACACGAGACCGACCGGCTGGCCGCGCTGAGTACCGAGATCAACCGTCTGGGCGGCGACTGCCGGGAAACCGACGACGGCCTGGTGATCACCGCGACGCCGCTGCGGCCCGGCCTCTGGCACGCCTACGCCGACCACCGGATGGCGATGGCGGGTGCCATCGTCGGGCTGCGGGTTCCCGGCGTCGAAGTCGACGACATCGCCGCCACCACCAAGACGCTGCCCGAGTTCCCGCAGCTGTGGCGCGAAATGGTGGGCGATTGA
- a CDS encoding NAD(P)-dependent oxidoreductase: protein MSLNGKTMFISGASRGIGLAIAKRAAQDGANIALIAKTAEPHPKLPGTVYTAAKELEEAGGQALPIVGDVRDPDSVESAVAKTVEQFGGIDICVNNASAINLGSILEVPMKRFDLMNGIQVRGTYAVSQACLPHLKGRENPHILTLSPPVLLGKEWLKPTAYMMAKFGMTLCALGIAEEMREEGIASNTLWPRTLVATAAVQNLLGGDEAMARARKPEVYSDAAYVILNKPSREYTGNMALCEDVLLESGVSDLSVYDCVPGGKLGVDFWVDGVNPPGYTQP from the coding sequence ATGTCTCTCAACGGCAAAACCATGTTCATCTCCGGCGCCAGCCGCGGTATCGGCCTGGCGATCGCCAAGCGCGCCGCCCAAGACGGCGCCAACATCGCCCTGATCGCAAAGACGGCCGAGCCGCACCCGAAGCTTCCCGGCACGGTGTACACCGCCGCCAAGGAACTGGAGGAAGCCGGCGGACAGGCCCTGCCGATCGTCGGCGACGTCCGCGACCCGGACTCGGTGGAGTCCGCCGTCGCCAAGACCGTCGAGCAGTTCGGTGGCATCGACATCTGCGTCAACAACGCCTCGGCCATCAACCTGGGGTCGATCCTCGAGGTGCCGATGAAGCGCTTCGACCTGATGAACGGAATCCAGGTGCGCGGCACCTACGCCGTGTCGCAGGCCTGTCTCCCGCACCTGAAGGGCCGGGAGAACCCACACATCCTGACGCTGTCGCCCCCGGTCCTGCTGGGCAAGGAGTGGCTGAAGCCGACGGCGTACATGATGGCCAAGTTCGGTATGACGTTGTGCGCCTTGGGAATCGCGGAGGAGATGCGCGAAGAGGGCATCGCTTCCAACACCTTGTGGCCGCGCACCTTGGTGGCCACCGCAGCGGTGCAGAACCTGCTCGGCGGCGACGAGGCCATGGCGCGTGCCCGCAAGCCCGAGGTGTACTCCGACGCCGCCTACGTCATCCTCAACAAGCCCTCGCGGGAGTACACCGGCAACATGGCGCTGTGCGAGGACGTGCTGCTCGAGTCCGGCGTCAGCGACCTGTCGGTCTACGACTGCGTGCCGGGCGGGAAGCTCGGCGTCGACTTCTGGGTGGACGGCGTCAACCCGCCGGGGTACACCCAGCCCTGA
- a CDS encoding alpha/beta fold hydrolase, with translation MATQHKPDELAAPLDLLLTSATRPFASRMMPDATWARVAGSLAQQPGAVADRAGTLTRELGRIAAGKSQRAPARADKRFSDPAWQENPLLHRIMQAYLAAAETAGELLDDAALDWRDKERMQFVLDNVVEGLAPSNNPLISPLGWKALIDTGGLSAVRGLKAFARDMLSKPRVPAMVEPDAYVVGETVAVTKGAVVLQTSMFELIQYAPQTTKVRAIPLLMVPPVINKYYVMDIAPGRSMIEYFVSQGQQVFVISWRNPQARHRDWGFDAYGAAIIEAMDAVQKIAGTDNTHLLATCSGGILAAMTAAHLADIGEGDRVAGLTLAVTVLDETRAGVAAAAMSERAAQAAIRVSAKKGFLDGRDMAEMFAWLRPTDLVWRYVVNNYVQGRKPAAFDVLFWNADTTRMAAALHRDMVLMGLRNALLTPGAVSMLGSPVDLGKVTSDAYVIGGVADHISPWQATYRSARLLGSKDNSYVLSTSGHIAALVNPPGNPKASYRVGPVGEEDPQQWLDTAEKFADSWWPHYVAWLADRSGPEIDAPKALGGEGLPPLGPAPGSYVMEK, from the coding sequence ATGGCCACTCAACACAAACCAGACGAACTGGCCGCCCCGCTGGACCTGTTGCTCACCAGCGCCACCCGGCCCTTCGCCAGTCGGATGATGCCCGACGCAACTTGGGCGCGGGTCGCCGGAAGCCTCGCGCAACAGCCGGGCGCCGTCGCGGACCGGGCCGGCACGCTGACCCGCGAACTCGGCAGAATCGCCGCAGGCAAGTCGCAACGCGCCCCGGCGCGGGCCGACAAACGGTTCAGCGACCCTGCGTGGCAGGAGAATCCGCTGCTGCACCGAATCATGCAGGCCTACCTGGCCGCGGCCGAGACCGCCGGCGAACTGCTGGACGACGCCGCACTCGACTGGCGCGACAAGGAAAGGATGCAGTTCGTCCTCGACAACGTGGTCGAGGGCCTGGCCCCGAGCAACAATCCGCTGATCAGTCCGCTCGGCTGGAAGGCACTGATCGACACCGGTGGGCTGAGCGCCGTGCGCGGCCTCAAAGCCTTTGCCCGGGACATGCTTTCGAAGCCGCGCGTGCCGGCGATGGTTGAGCCTGACGCCTATGTGGTGGGCGAGACGGTGGCCGTCACCAAGGGTGCCGTGGTGCTGCAAACCTCAATGTTCGAACTCATCCAGTACGCCCCGCAGACCACGAAGGTACGGGCGATCCCGCTGCTCATGGTGCCGCCGGTGATCAACAAGTACTACGTCATGGACATCGCGCCAGGCCGCAGCATGATCGAATACTTCGTCAGCCAAGGCCAACAGGTGTTCGTCATCTCATGGCGCAATCCACAGGCCAGGCACCGGGATTGGGGATTCGACGCCTACGGCGCGGCTATCATCGAGGCGATGGACGCCGTGCAGAAGATCGCCGGGACCGACAACACCCATCTGCTGGCCACCTGCTCGGGCGGCATCCTCGCCGCCATGACGGCTGCCCACCTGGCCGACATCGGTGAGGGCGACCGGGTCGCGGGCCTGACGCTGGCCGTCACCGTCCTCGACGAGACCCGGGCCGGCGTTGCCGCGGCGGCGATGAGCGAACGGGCGGCGCAGGCCGCGATTCGGGTGTCGGCCAAGAAGGGATTCCTCGACGGCCGCGACATGGCGGAGATGTTCGCCTGGCTACGCCCCACCGATCTGGTGTGGCGATACGTGGTGAACAACTATGTGCAAGGCCGTAAGCCCGCGGCGTTCGACGTGTTGTTCTGGAACGCCGACACCACCCGGATGGCCGCCGCGCTCCACCGCGACATGGTGTTGATGGGGCTGCGGAACGCGCTGCTGACCCCCGGCGCGGTGAGCATGCTGGGTAGTCCGGTCGACCTGGGCAAGGTCACCTCGGACGCCTACGTGATCGGCGGCGTCGCCGACCACATCTCACCGTGGCAGGCCACCTATCGCAGTGCGCGCCTGCTGGGCAGCAAGGACAACAGTTACGTGTTGTCCACCAGCGGTCACATCGCGGCCCTGGTCAATCCGCCGGGCAATCCGAAGGCGTCCTACCGGGTCGGTCCGGTGGGCGAGGAGGATCCACAACAGTGGCTCGACACCGCCGAGAAATTCGCCGACTCCTGGTGGCCGCATTACGTGGCCTGGCTGGCCGATCGCAGCGGGCCGGAGATCGACGCTCCGAAAGCCCTGGGTGGGGAGGGCCTTCCGCCGTTGGGACCGGCGCCTGGCAGTTATGTGATGGAAAAGTGA
- a CDS encoding alpha/beta fold hydrolase yields MSHYVTAGGQRIRVEVRPGTGVPLVLCNGIGASLEVLDPLVEQFGCPVIRFDVPGTGGSPTSPLPYGFPYLAWVLGRVLTKLGFGVVDILGLSWGGALAQQFAFQNPRRCRRLVLVATGTGALMVPAHPRVLAKMVTPRRFSDPDYAAYIAGELYGGTVRAHGEDVARLFVKQLHAGSKVGYLHQLLAGSVWTSLFALRAVRQQTLIVAGTDDPIIPVINAHIMHRLLPHSRLHLHAGGHIDVVHNAAELAPVIEGFLTAKPGSGR; encoded by the coding sequence GTGAGCCACTACGTCACGGCGGGCGGCCAGCGGATCCGGGTCGAGGTTCGGCCCGGAACCGGGGTGCCGCTGGTGCTGTGCAACGGTATCGGCGCCAGTCTCGAGGTACTGGACCCTCTGGTCGAGCAATTCGGTTGTCCGGTAATCAGATTCGACGTCCCTGGCACCGGGGGATCGCCGACTTCGCCGCTGCCCTACGGCTTTCCCTACCTCGCCTGGGTGTTGGGTCGGGTGCTGACGAAGCTGGGTTTCGGCGTGGTTGACATCCTCGGCCTGTCCTGGGGTGGCGCGCTGGCGCAGCAGTTCGCGTTTCAGAATCCGCGGCGGTGCCGGCGGCTGGTCCTGGTGGCGACCGGAACCGGAGCGCTGATGGTGCCTGCCCACCCGCGCGTGCTGGCGAAAATGGTTACCCCGCGCCGCTTCTCGGATCCCGATTACGCGGCCTACATCGCCGGTGAGCTCTACGGCGGCACCGTCCGCGCTCATGGTGAGGACGTGGCGCGGCTGTTCGTCAAGCAGTTGCATGCCGGTTCCAAGGTCGGCTACCTGCATCAGCTGCTCGCGGGCTCGGTGTGGACCAGCCTGTTCGCGTTGCGGGCGGTGCGGCAGCAGACGTTGATCGTGGCGGGCACCGACGACCCGATCATCCCGGTGATCAACGCGCACATCATGCACCGGTTGCTTCCCCATTCCCGTCTGCACCTGCACGCGGGCGGGCATATCGACGTGGTGCACAACGCCGCCGAGCTGGCGCCCGTCATCGAGGGTTTCCTGACCGCTAAGCCTGGATCGGGGCGGTGA
- a CDS encoding 3-hydroxyacyl-CoA dehydrogenase family protein has product MTGKYTHTFEEIQDRPVAVIGAGTLGRRIALMMASRGGPVRIYARRAEQRDEAVGYVTESLPKLLTDRGFGELGTAVGAATLPEALDGAWLAVESVPERLDIKIPLWGEIDQAAPPGTIFATNSSSFPSRLMAENVRDKTRLCNMHFNMPPEFNALELMSDGQTDRGLLDTLLAVLPEFGVHPFEARKECTGFIFNRVWAAIKRECVAVVAEGVARPEDVDGIWKVNFGFPVGPFQMMDMVGLDVVLDIENNYAQEFPHLPQSVRDLLQSYVDAGKLGIKTGEGFYDWRKTQ; this is encoded by the coding sequence GTGACCGGCAAATACACCCACACGTTCGAAGAAATCCAGGACCGCCCCGTCGCCGTGATCGGTGCGGGCACCCTGGGCCGTCGCATCGCGCTGATGATGGCGAGTCGCGGGGGACCGGTGCGGATCTACGCCCGGCGCGCCGAGCAGCGGGACGAGGCGGTCGGGTACGTCACCGAATCTCTGCCGAAACTGTTGACTGACAGAGGCTTTGGTGAGTTGGGTACTGCCGTCGGCGCCGCGACTCTGCCGGAGGCGCTCGACGGCGCCTGGCTGGCCGTCGAGTCGGTGCCCGAGCGGCTGGACATCAAGATCCCGTTATGGGGCGAGATCGACCAGGCCGCACCGCCGGGCACCATCTTCGCCACCAACTCGTCGTCCTTTCCGTCGCGGCTGATGGCCGAAAATGTGCGCGACAAGACGCGCCTGTGCAACATGCACTTCAATATGCCGCCTGAGTTCAACGCTCTGGAACTGATGTCGGACGGCCAGACCGACCGTGGTCTGCTCGACACTCTGCTGGCCGTGCTGCCCGAATTCGGGGTGCATCCTTTCGAAGCCCGCAAGGAGTGCACCGGGTTCATCTTCAACCGGGTCTGGGCGGCCATCAAGCGCGAGTGCGTCGCCGTCGTCGCCGAGGGGGTAGCCCGCCCGGAAGATGTCGACGGCATTTGGAAGGTCAATTTCGGCTTCCCGGTGGGGCCGTTCCAGATGATGGACATGGTCGGCCTGGACGTGGTGCTCGACATCGAGAACAACTACGCGCAGGAATTTCCGCACCTGCCGCAGAGCGTGCGGGATCTACTGCAGTCTTACGTCGACGCGGGCAAGCTGGGCATCAAGACGGGCGAGGGTTTCTACGACTGGAGAAAAACTCAATAG